One Salvelinus namaycush isolate Seneca chromosome 4, SaNama_1.0, whole genome shotgun sequence genomic window carries:
- the LOC120046327 gene encoding paralemmin-1-like isoform X1, which translates to MDEAEKYQQRVQAIEDKRRKQQDDEKARKEMEEEWLMQAQRKRKSLRDQWLSENPQPVPGRSAENHTEELPTEEDIVEVIESTSYTVTNAQNHSQADIEEGGIQDIIRAAGGQLPGPVMERVLHENGLEGRSVLGMVAVQVERDSKTGVTKIRSVVPVSGAPRALGETVFNDSRKSVHHVGGAEGQPSAEELGQLLSVINDVGMQVLLDEIPVVPQQKAEEKIEVGGGMEEEVDNVEDPATPTTLGYTEEEVEVVGHEDDEMDEEIEIGVVETVEGPIRPTDLGYNEEKVEDLGYEDDEMDKETGVGQVDLVEGTVTLTFLGYTEVKSKSEGLGHEHDRELVEVERVIISDAGEEEIVLQSPVLGSETEPFLCYTEQEVEAVVHEDDEEDVSGLVVFVEGPVPPVILGYAQEEVEDLGHEDDHPRPTPRYRAEETGKRASKHNTKCCSIM; encoded by the exons ATGGACGAGGCAGAGAAGTACCAGCAGAGAGTGCAGGCTATAGAG GACAAGCGACGTAAGCAGCAGGACGACGAGAAAGCAAggaaagagatggaggaggagtggCTGATGCAGGCCCAGCGCAAG CGGAAGTCCTTGAGGGACCAGTGGCTGAGCGAGAACCCTCAGCCTGTCCCTGGGCGCAGCGCTGAGAACCACACAGAGGA GTTGCCAACTGAAGAGGATATAGTGGAGGTCATTGAATCCACAAGCTACACAGTCACCAATGCCCAGAACCACAGCCAG GCTGACATTGAAGAGGGTGGGATACAAG ACATCATCAGAGCTGCTGGGGGTCAGCTCCCTGGGCCAGTAATGGAAAGGGTTCTCCATGAGAATGGACTGGAAGGTCGATCAG tgCTGGGGATGGTTGCAGTGCAGGTGGAGAGGGATTCAAAGACAGGGGTCACCAAGATCAGGTCTGTGGTGCCCGTGTCTGGAGCACCCAGGGCCTTGGGGGAGACGGTGTTCAATGACAGCAGGAAGAGCGTCCACCACGTCGGCGGGGCAGAGGGGCAGCCTTCTGCTGAGGAGCTGGGACAGCTCCTTAGTGTCATCAACGATGTCGGGATGCAAGTGCTGCTGGATGAGATCCCAGTTGTACCACAACAGAAGGCAGAGGAGAAGATAGAGGTTGGTGGtgggatggaagaggaggtggacAATGTGGAGGACCCTGCCACACCTACAACCCTGGGCTACACTGAGGAAGAGGTTGAGGTTGTGGGGCATGAGGATGATGAGATGGACGAGGAGATAGAAATAGGGGTGGTGGAAACTGTGGAGGGCCCTATCCGACCGACCGACCTGGGCTACAATGAGGAAAAGGTTGAGGATCTGGGCTATGAGGATGATGAGATGGACAAGGAGACAGGAGTAGGTCAGGTAGACCTTGTGGAGGGCACTGTCACACTGACCTTCCTGGGCTACACTGAGGTAAAGTCAAAGAGCGAGGGTCTGGGCCATGAGCATGATAGAGAGttggtggaggtggagagggtgATCATTTCTGACGCGGGTGAGGAGGAGATTGTTCTTCAGTCTCCGGTTCTTGGGTCTGAGACTGAACCCTTCCTGTGCTACACTGAGCAAGAGGTTGAGGCTGTGGTgcatgaggatgatgaggaggacgTGAGTGGATTAGTTGTCTTTGTGGAGGGCCCTGTCCCACCTGTCATCCTGGGCTACGCTCAGGAAGAGGTTGAGGATCTGGGACATGAGGATGATCACCCCAGACCAACCCCACGTTACAGAGCCGAGGAAACAGGAAAGAGGGCATCCAAACACAATACCAAGTGCTGCTCTATCATGTGA
- the LOC120046327 gene encoding uncharacterized protein LOC120046327 isoform X2, with product MKGGPLLYCTSGLWKVSASKVERELIESQPMQRKSLRDQWLSENPQPVPGRSAENHTEELPTEEDIVEVIESTSYTVTNAQNHSQADIEEGGIQDIIRAAGGQLPGPVMERVLHENGLEGRSVLGMVAVQVERDSKTGVTKIRSVVPVSGAPRALGETVFNDSRKSVHHVGGAEGQPSAEELGQLLSVINDVGMQVLLDEIPVVPQQKAEEKIEVGGGMEEEVDNVEDPATPTTLGYTEEEVEVVGHEDDEMDEEIEIGVVETVEGPIRPTDLGYNEEKVEDLGYEDDEMDKETGVGQVDLVEGTVTLTFLGYTEVKSKSEGLGHEHDRELVEVERVIISDAGEEEIVLQSPVLGSETEPFLCYTEQEVEAVVHEDDEEDVSGLVVFVEGPVPPVILGYAQEEVEDLGHEDDHPRPTPRYRAEETGKRASKHNTKCCSIM from the exons ATGAAAGGAGGACCCCTCCTTTACTGTACCTCTGGGCTCTGGAAGGTTTCTGCTTCAAAGGTTGAAAGGGAACTAATTGAGTCACAGCCAATGCAG CGGAAGTCCTTGAGGGACCAGTGGCTGAGCGAGAACCCTCAGCCTGTCCCTGGGCGCAGCGCTGAGAACCACACAGAGGA GTTGCCAACTGAAGAGGATATAGTGGAGGTCATTGAATCCACAAGCTACACAGTCACCAATGCCCAGAACCACAGCCAG GCTGACATTGAAGAGGGTGGGATACAAG ACATCATCAGAGCTGCTGGGGGTCAGCTCCCTGGGCCAGTAATGGAAAGGGTTCTCCATGAGAATGGACTGGAAGGTCGATCAG tgCTGGGGATGGTTGCAGTGCAGGTGGAGAGGGATTCAAAGACAGGGGTCACCAAGATCAGGTCTGTGGTGCCCGTGTCTGGAGCACCCAGGGCCTTGGGGGAGACGGTGTTCAATGACAGCAGGAAGAGCGTCCACCACGTCGGCGGGGCAGAGGGGCAGCCTTCTGCTGAGGAGCTGGGACAGCTCCTTAGTGTCATCAACGATGTCGGGATGCAAGTGCTGCTGGATGAGATCCCAGTTGTACCACAACAGAAGGCAGAGGAGAAGATAGAGGTTGGTGGtgggatggaagaggaggtggacAATGTGGAGGACCCTGCCACACCTACAACCCTGGGCTACACTGAGGAAGAGGTTGAGGTTGTGGGGCATGAGGATGATGAGATGGACGAGGAGATAGAAATAGGGGTGGTGGAAACTGTGGAGGGCCCTATCCGACCGACCGACCTGGGCTACAATGAGGAAAAGGTTGAGGATCTGGGCTATGAGGATGATGAGATGGACAAGGAGACAGGAGTAGGTCAGGTAGACCTTGTGGAGGGCACTGTCACACTGACCTTCCTGGGCTACACTGAGGTAAAGTCAAAGAGCGAGGGTCTGGGCCATGAGCATGATAGAGAGttggtggaggtggagagggtgATCATTTCTGACGCGGGTGAGGAGGAGATTGTTCTTCAGTCTCCGGTTCTTGGGTCTGAGACTGAACCCTTCCTGTGCTACACTGAGCAAGAGGTTGAGGCTGTGGTgcatgaggatgatgaggaggacgTGAGTGGATTAGTTGTCTTTGTGGAGGGCCCTGTCCCACCTGTCATCCTGGGCTACGCTCAGGAAGAGGTTGAGGATCTGGGACATGAGGATGATCACCCCAGACCAACCCCACGTTACAGAGCCGAGGAAACAGGAAAGAGGGCATCCAAACACAATACCAAGTGCTGCTCTATCATGTGA
- the LOC120046327 gene encoding uncharacterized protein LOC120046327 isoform X3: MLGAMESGKGTGLCTVSLHIDLVLFTHVVQADISKEGSDICHKNVPPRPSPTVLGMVAVQVERDSKTGVTKIRSVVPVSGAPRALGETVFNDSRKSVHHVGGAEGQPSAEELGQLLSVINDVGMQVLLDEIPVVPQQKAEEKIEVGGGMEEEVDNVEDPATPTTLGYTEEEVEVVGHEDDEMDEEIEIGVVETVEGPIRPTDLGYNEEKVEDLGYEDDEMDKETGVGQVDLVEGTVTLTFLGYTEVKSKSEGLGHEHDRELVEVERVIISDAGEEEIVLQSPVLGSETEPFLCYTEQEVEAVVHEDDEEDVSGLVVFVEGPVPPVILGYAQEEVEDLGHEDDHPRPTPRYRAEETGKRASKHNTKCCSIM, translated from the exons ATGCTGGGGGCTATGGAGAGTGGAAAGGGTACTGGGTTGTGCACTGTGAGCCTGCACATTGACCTTGTGTTGTTTACTCATGTTGTGCAGGCTGACATTAGCAAAGAGGGCTCTGACATATGCCACAAAAATGTGCCTCCTCGCCCTTCACCTACTG tgCTGGGGATGGTTGCAGTGCAGGTGGAGAGGGATTCAAAGACAGGGGTCACCAAGATCAGGTCTGTGGTGCCCGTGTCTGGAGCACCCAGGGCCTTGGGGGAGACGGTGTTCAATGACAGCAGGAAGAGCGTCCACCACGTCGGCGGGGCAGAGGGGCAGCCTTCTGCTGAGGAGCTGGGACAGCTCCTTAGTGTCATCAACGATGTCGGGATGCAAGTGCTGCTGGATGAGATCCCAGTTGTACCACAACAGAAGGCAGAGGAGAAGATAGAGGTTGGTGGtgggatggaagaggaggtggacAATGTGGAGGACCCTGCCACACCTACAACCCTGGGCTACACTGAGGAAGAGGTTGAGGTTGTGGGGCATGAGGATGATGAGATGGACGAGGAGATAGAAATAGGGGTGGTGGAAACTGTGGAGGGCCCTATCCGACCGACCGACCTGGGCTACAATGAGGAAAAGGTTGAGGATCTGGGCTATGAGGATGATGAGATGGACAAGGAGACAGGAGTAGGTCAGGTAGACCTTGTGGAGGGCACTGTCACACTGACCTTCCTGGGCTACACTGAGGTAAAGTCAAAGAGCGAGGGTCTGGGCCATGAGCATGATAGAGAGttggtggaggtggagagggtgATCATTTCTGACGCGGGTGAGGAGGAGATTGTTCTTCAGTCTCCGGTTCTTGGGTCTGAGACTGAACCCTTCCTGTGCTACACTGAGCAAGAGGTTGAGGCTGTGGTgcatgaggatgatgaggaggacgTGAGTGGATTAGTTGTCTTTGTGGAGGGCCCTGTCCCACCTGTCATCCTGGGCTACGCTCAGGAAGAGGTTGAGGATCTGGGACATGAGGATGATCACCCCAGACCAACCCCACGTTACAGAGCCGAGGAAACAGGAAAGAGGGCATCCAAACACAATACCAAGTGCTGCTCTATCATGTGA
- the LOC120045785 gene encoding anoctamin-10-like, whose translation MTALRDSMLLGGGNTWRKELTNVTMAAFMLPVQHLNEITSLILLEFHPEVEADTVDWLLGKILTPEPLGGLDLLARVISRTRAGGAIMVVGATPERLLLEADEDLLFRHKPCCPIGGQAREVGDLGRTRPTEGVYGMLSSAECVTLVQRILDRLRVGEGEEIQVLQRIPLLPGEPVMASLSRLRVLTSIYPLHEAPLLQSLQGRWWAGWCGLKPFSQREHWQLLEGIRAYFGEAVALYFGFEGSLVSALLLKSTLSMFLSFYPLRLGNNLVFFTLSSVVWSELFLQGWGEKSKALQRDWGTVVTHPSHSHSSTAAAVPRVAQGTAPPQTQIDAHPFGKMSLRRLQHSFAFLTCTLCLSSILILMYLHLDGLVGDFLLREELSFLFHNILVYLPKISLTVAMAGMDCVAFQLSHSLSLDPEPPGQQSPRQQPLLPEVILSCLFNHFSVHFYRALILNDLTMVRFHLSVQLATHLGIKLLSATLLRRLRRIRTPPGRAHQEHQSPVLRQITEQSNRPPCDTQTWSYLELLISYCHVMFFSGIYPQCALWCLLSIIAKSCMDLWHLCSGTRRPFPRTSPGSNVLWQRVFCGFEALAVLLNSLLLWSSLEFRLLFLSYTGWEMLRAFLLLQLLLLSLRGAVTFLLLHLAWFVGRKAERPETRQPHLHRLHRPPHHQQQQQHSHIQ comes from the coding sequence ATGACCGCCCTCCGGGACAGCATGTTATTAGGAGGAGGGAACACATGGAGGAAAGAACTCACCAACGTCACCATGGCAGCCTTCATGCTCCCCGTGCAGCACCTCAATGAGATCACCTCTCTGATTCTCCTGGAGTTCCACCCTGAGGTGGAGGCTGACACTGTGGACTGGCTCCTGGGGAAGATCCTTACACCCGAGCCCCTGGGGGGACTGGACCTCTTGGCCAGAGTGATCAGCCGGACCAGGGCCGGGGGTGCCATCATGGTGGTGGGGGCCACGCCAGAGCGGCTGCTCCTGGAGGCTGACGAGGACCTTCTGTTCAGACACAAGCCCTGCTGCCCTATAGGAGGTCAGGCACGGGAGGTGGGGGACCTGGGGAGGACGCGCCCCACGGAGGGGGTGTATGGGATGCTGTCATCGGCTGAGTGTGTGACCCTGGTGCAGAGGATCCTAGACAGGCTGagagtgggggagggggaggaaattCAGGTGCTCCAGCGGATTCCCCTCCTCCCAGGAGAACCAGTGATGGCCAGTCTGTCCCGCTTAAGAGTCCTAACTAGCATCTACCCCCTACATGAAGCCCCACTGCTTCAGAGCCTCCAGGGGAGGTGGTGGGCTGGCTGGTGTGGCCTCAAACCCTTCAGCCAGAGAGAGCATTGGCAGCTGCTGGAAGGTATCAGGGCTTATTTCGGGGAGGCGGTGGCCCTCTACTTTGGGTTTGAGGGTTCGCTGGTCAGTGCTCTCCTCCTAAAATCCACGTTGTCCATGTTTCTCTCCTTCTACCCCCTCAGGCTGGGGAACAACCTGGTCTTTTTCACCCTCTCCAGTGTGGTGTGGTCAGAGCTGTTCCTGCAGGGCTGGGGGGAGAAGAGCAAAGCCCTGCAGAGGGACTGGGGGACTGTGGTCACTCATCCGTCACACAGTCACTcatcaacagcagcagcggtgccCAGGGTGGCACAGGGCACAGCACCACCACAGACCCAGATTGATGCCCACCCTTTTGGAAAGATGAGCTTGAGGAGACTGCAACACTCCTTTGCCTTCCTAACCTGcaccctctgcctctcctccatcCTGATCCTGATGTATTTACACCTAGATGGACTAGTGGGGGACTTCCTCCTGAGAGAAGAGCTCAGTTTCCTCTTTCACAACATCCTTGTCTACCTCCCCAAAATCTCCCTCACGGTTGCCATGGCAGGGATGGACTGTGTTGCATTCCAACTGTCCCACAGCCTCAGCCTTGATCCCGAGCCGCCAGGGCAACAGTCACCAAGGCAACAGCCCCTGCTCCCTGAGGTtatcctctcctgcctcttcaaCCACTTTTCCGTCCACTTCTACAGGGCTCTGATCTTGAATGACCTCACCATGGTGCGCTTCCACCTGTCTGTGCAGCTGGCCACCCACCTGGGCATCAAGCTACTGTCCGCCACGCTATTGCGCCGCCTGAGGAGGATAAGAACTCCCCCTGGCCGCGCCCACCAGGAACATCAGTCTCCCGTCCTTAGACAGATCACAGAGCAGAGCAACAGACCACCGTGTGACACCCAGACCTGGAGCTACCTGGAGCTCCTCATCTCCTACTGCCACGTCATGTTCTTCTCAGGCATCTACCCCCAGTGTGCCCTCTGGTGCCTGTTGAGCATCATAGCTAAATCCTGCATGGACTTGTGGCACCTGTGTTCAGGCACACGCCGCCCCTTCCCTAGAACATCCCCCGGGAGTAATGTTTTGTGGCAGCGGGTCTTCTGTGGCTTTGAGGCCCTGGCTGTCCTGCTCAACTCCCTCCTGCTGTGGTCCTCTCTGGAGTTCAGGCTTCTCTTCCTTAGTTATACTGGGTGGGAAATGCTCAGGGCCTTCCTCCTGCTGCAGCTGTTGCTGCTGAGCCTGAGAGGGGCGGTCACCTTCCTGCTCCTCCACCTGGCCTGGTTTGTTGGCAGAAAGGCAGAGCGGCCTGAGACTCGCCAACCCCACCTCCACAGGCTCCATCGCCCTCCGCACcaccaacagcagcagcagcactctCACATACAGTAG